The following proteins are encoded in a genomic region of Sorangiineae bacterium MSr12523:
- a CDS encoding NADH-quinone oxidoreductase subunit H, whose product MSAPTVHTLIHILMTALLPPLLLGVITKTKAAFAGRVGAPFLQPYYDLARLFRKGSVFSTTTTWLFRVSPIVGVVTAALASLLIPLGNHAAPVSFTGDLVFFAYLFGLARFFTVSAALDTGSAFEGMGGAREATFSCLAEPALFLGFLVLVKQSGSLSLGTMLSASTGSSGTGASIVLVLASLFIVLLAENCRIPFDDPNTHLELTMIHEVMVLDHSGPAFGLILYGAALKLFVLGAVVVELAIPGSTGNAWGDWGVFLAGMLVLSVVIGVVESVMARLRLRQVPSLLVAACLLSGFGIILLAR is encoded by the coding sequence ATGTCCGCGCCAACTGTTCATACCCTGATTCATATCCTGATGACGGCGCTGCTTCCGCCGCTGCTTCTGGGCGTCATCACGAAGACGAAGGCCGCTTTCGCGGGACGTGTCGGCGCGCCGTTTCTTCAGCCGTATTACGACCTCGCCCGATTGTTTCGCAAGGGGTCCGTCTTTAGCACGACCACCACATGGCTCTTCCGCGTGAGCCCCATCGTGGGCGTGGTCACCGCGGCGCTGGCGTCGCTCCTCATCCCGCTGGGCAACCATGCCGCACCCGTGTCGTTTACCGGCGACCTTGTCTTTTTCGCGTACCTTTTCGGTCTCGCGCGTTTTTTTACCGTCTCCGCTGCGCTCGACACGGGTTCGGCGTTCGAGGGCATGGGCGGCGCCCGCGAGGCCACGTTCTCGTGCCTTGCGGAGCCGGCGCTGTTTCTCGGCTTCCTCGTCTTGGTCAAGCAGTCGGGCTCTCTGTCGCTGGGAACGATGCTGAGCGCTTCCACCGGATCGAGCGGCACGGGGGCCTCGATCGTTCTCGTTCTGGCAAGCCTCTTCATCGTTCTCCTGGCCGAGAACTGCCGCATCCCGTTCGACGATCCCAACACGCACCTCGAGCTCACCATGATCCACGAGGTGATGGTCCTCGACCACAGTGGCCCCGCCTTCGGCCTCATCCTCTACGGCGCGGCGCTCAAGCTGTTCGTTCTCGGTGCCGTCGTCGTGGAGCTCGCGATCCCCGGCAGCACGGGCAACGCATGGGGCGATTGGGGCGTGTTCCTCGCCGGAATGCTGGTGCTGTCGGTCGTCATCGGCGTCGTCGAATCGGTGATGGCACGCTTGCGCCTGCGGCAAGTGCCGAGCCTTCTCGTCGCGGCGTGCCTTCTGTCCGGATTCGGAATCATCCTGCTCGCGAGGTAA
- a CDS encoding hydrogenase codes for MSNAVDALLVIVLLLNFFALGTSRLHAIINATALQGVLLGALAVLVHRTFSAQPILIAAGAALIKGFIIPWLLARAMRDVAIRREVEPFIGYIPSLFAGAVATALAILFARTLPLAEEHVGSLLIPASLATVLTGFIILTTRRKTITQVAGYLILENGIFIMGLTLVEAIPFLVEVGVLLDLLVGIFIMGIMIYQINLEFASLDTTELSRLKE; via the coding sequence ATGTCCAATGCCGTCGATGCGCTGCTTGTGATCGTCTTGCTCCTGAACTTCTTCGCACTTGGGACGAGTCGCCTCCACGCCATCATCAATGCCACGGCTCTTCAGGGCGTGCTCTTGGGCGCCCTGGCCGTGTTGGTCCATCGAACCTTCAGCGCGCAACCCATCCTCATTGCTGCGGGCGCTGCGTTGATCAAAGGCTTCATCATTCCGTGGCTTCTCGCGCGGGCCATGCGTGACGTGGCCATACGGCGCGAGGTCGAGCCCTTCATTGGCTATATCCCTTCGCTTTTCGCCGGTGCGGTGGCCACCGCGCTGGCCATCCTTTTTGCGCGTACTCTTCCTCTGGCCGAAGAACACGTCGGCTCGCTCCTCATCCCCGCATCGCTCGCGACCGTGCTCACGGGGTTCATCATCCTGACCACGCGGCGTAAGACGATAACGCAAGTCGCTGGTTATCTGATTTTGGAAAACGGAATCTTCATCATGGGGCTGACGCTGGTCGAAGCCATCCCGTTCCTCGTGGAGGTCGGCGTGCTGCTCGATCTGCTGGTCGGCATCTTCATCATGGGAATCATGATTTATCAAATCAACCTCGAGTTCGCGTCTCTCGATACGACGGAGCTCTCTCGCCTCAAGGAATGA